In Plantibacter sp. PA-3-X8, one DNA window encodes the following:
- the era gene encoding GTPase Era, with product MNDTTPPSDFRAGFVSFVGRPNVGKSTLTNALVGEKVAITSSKPQTTRRAIRGVVHRDHGQLIVVDTPGIHRPRTLLGQRLNDLVQSTLSDVDVIGFCIPANEKLGPGDRFINESLDGFPRAKKVAIVTKTDTASRTTIAEQLLAISELRDWDAVIPLSAVTDDQLDILVTEVTRLMPLSERLYPAEATTDETVVDRVSELIREAALEGVQDELPHSLAVTIDDMIPREGTDLLDIYANVFVERDSQKAIIIGKGGSRLRDVGARARAGIEPLVGSRVFLSIRVKVAKDWQRDPKLLGRLGF from the coding sequence ATGAACGACACCACCCCTCCGTCCGACTTCCGAGCGGGGTTCGTGTCCTTCGTCGGGCGTCCGAACGTCGGCAAGTCCACGCTGACCAACGCCCTCGTCGGTGAGAAGGTCGCGATCACGAGCTCGAAGCCGCAGACCACGCGTCGCGCGATCCGCGGAGTCGTGCATCGCGACCACGGCCAACTCATCGTCGTCGACACCCCCGGCATCCACCGGCCGCGCACCCTGCTCGGCCAGCGGCTGAACGATCTCGTGCAGTCAACCCTCTCCGACGTCGACGTCATCGGGTTCTGCATCCCCGCCAACGAGAAGCTCGGGCCCGGCGACCGCTTCATCAACGAGTCGCTCGACGGCTTCCCGCGCGCCAAGAAGGTGGCGATCGTCACGAAGACCGACACCGCCAGCCGGACGACGATCGCCGAGCAGCTGCTCGCGATCTCGGAGCTCCGGGACTGGGACGCCGTCATCCCACTGTCCGCGGTGACCGACGACCAGCTCGACATCCTCGTCACCGAGGTGACGAGGCTCATGCCGCTCTCGGAACGCCTCTACCCGGCCGAGGCCACCACGGACGAGACGGTCGTCGACCGCGTGTCGGAGCTCATCCGTGAAGCCGCACTCGAGGGCGTGCAGGACGAGCTGCCCCACTCGCTCGCCGTGACCATCGATGACATGATCCCGCGCGAGGGGACCGACCTGCTCGACATCTACGCGAACGTGTTCGTGGAGCGCGACAGCCAGAAGGCGATCATCATCGGGAAGGGCGGCTCCAGGCTCCGCGACGTCGGGGCCCGGGCCCGCGCCGGGATCGAGCCACTCGTCGGATCGAGGGTCTTCCTCTCCATCCGCGTCAAGGTCGCGAAGGATTGGCAGCGCGACCCGAAACTGCTCGGTCGCCTGGGATTCTGA
- a CDS encoding hemolysin family protein, which yields MSLVAVFVIVAFLLVAFAGLMAAADAAIGVQSGADILDLAEGARSGSALRAIAADPGAHVNAINFIRILAETTAAVLVTLALASSIDELWLVLVLAVVIMTGTSFVLVGASPRGVGRTHASGVLRFSAPAIRAARVVLGPVANVLVSLGNRVTPGLPRSVSFTSEEQLLSMVDEAAAHSVLEEDDRELIHSIFEFNETLVREVMIPRTDLVSLQRDLSVREALEVFLETGISRAPVSDGDIDDLVGILYLKDLVRAMFGGDGVTEVGSIEPLLRPASFVPESKKADSLLQQMQKESNHIAMVVDEYGGISGLVTLEDLIEELVGDISDEYDTDTPEITDLHDGRFRVDARLPVDELGELFGLELDDDDVDSVGGLLAKALGRLPVVGSTVSTNGLELTAERVEGRRGRILTVIAQRDDQLQDAQQASNDHREHP from the coding sequence ATGTCCCTCGTCGCCGTCTTCGTCATCGTCGCGTTCCTGCTCGTCGCGTTCGCGGGTCTGATGGCCGCAGCCGACGCCGCGATCGGCGTCCAGTCGGGCGCGGACATCCTCGACCTGGCAGAGGGCGCCCGCTCGGGATCCGCGCTCCGCGCCATCGCAGCCGACCCGGGTGCGCACGTCAACGCGATCAACTTCATCCGGATCCTGGCCGAGACCACGGCCGCCGTCCTCGTCACCCTCGCACTGGCCTCGTCGATCGACGAGTTGTGGCTCGTCCTCGTCCTCGCGGTCGTCATCATGACCGGCACCTCCTTCGTGCTCGTCGGTGCGAGCCCGCGAGGCGTCGGCCGGACCCACGCGAGCGGCGTGCTGCGCTTCAGTGCCCCCGCCATCCGTGCCGCACGCGTGGTCCTCGGCCCGGTCGCGAACGTCCTCGTCTCCCTGGGCAACCGGGTGACCCCGGGGCTGCCCCGTTCGGTCTCCTTCACCTCGGAGGAGCAACTGCTGAGCATGGTCGACGAGGCCGCCGCGCACTCGGTCCTCGAAGAGGACGACCGCGAGCTCATCCACTCGATTTTCGAGTTCAACGAGACGCTCGTCCGCGAGGTGATGATCCCGCGCACCGACCTCGTGAGTCTGCAGCGCGATCTCAGCGTCCGCGAGGCGCTCGAGGTGTTCCTGGAGACGGGGATCTCGCGGGCGCCCGTCAGCGACGGCGACATCGACGACCTGGTCGGCATCCTGTACCTGAAGGACCTGGTGCGAGCGATGTTCGGTGGCGACGGCGTCACCGAGGTGGGCTCGATCGAGCCGCTCCTGCGGCCGGCGAGCTTCGTCCCCGAGTCCAAGAAGGCCGATTCGCTCCTGCAGCAGATGCAGAAGGAGTCCAACCACATCGCGATGGTCGTCGACGAATACGGCGGCATCTCGGGTCTCGTCACCCTCGAGGACCTCATCGAGGAACTCGTCGGCGACATCTCCGACGAGTACGACACCGACACCCCCGAGATCACCGACCTGCACGACGGACGGTTCCGGGTCGACGCCCGCCTGCCGGTCGACGAGCTGGGGGAGTTGTTCGGCCTCGAACTCGACGACGACGACGTCGACTCCGTCGGCGGCCTCCTGGCGAAGGCCCTCGGTCGGCTGCCCGTCGTCGGATCGACGGTGTCGACCAACGGCCTCGAACTCACCGCCGAGCGCGTCGAGGGGCGGCGGGGACGCATCCTCACCGTCATCGCCCAGCGCGACGACCAGCTGCAGGACGCCCAGCAGGCGTCCAACGACCACCGGGAGCACCCATGA